The nucleotide window GTCCATTCTGTGGTTCTAAACAAAAGAAGCCCCTCAAGACTTGGAAATATGGAACATCCGTCGATGTTTATCGATACAAATGTGTTTGTGGTAGACTATTCAATTCTTACAAAAGCCCAAAGAAGGTTTGGACAATTCCCAAATCAAAAAATTAGTTTTCTAAACTTTCGTAGGTAACCCAGCGTCCTTCAATCGTTTCAAAATTTCTTGCCTAGAAGGAGGTTTCGATTCTTCAGTTCCCTTTGAAAGCGACTTTTCAATCTGACTGGCAGTTTTTCCGCAATTGGGACAATCTTTGATTACTTGATAGCGTTCATCTACCCACACACGAGTAGTCTTATTCATTCCACTCCCACGAGCAATTTGAGTTTCAACACGGGCCGGAGTGTAACTTGCTTCTATCTGACCTTTGTCACAGAATGGACATTTTAGGATCTTGGGTTCTCGTTTTATTTCATACGACATGTGAATAAAAGAAGTTTAAGTTTTAAATCCTTATTTTTCGCTTTGAAATTTTCTTAACTTCTACTTCTTTCGATTTTTTGATTCTCTCTAGAAGAACTGATGCTGATTCGTCGTTGGGATCCTGCGGAACTAATTCGCCTAGGAAAGCTTTTGCCAAAATTGCTTGGTCTATTTTGTCAGCCCGTTTCTTTGCCTCTTCGACTGATTTTTCGATTTGATCTGCAAAGGAGTACAGTTCTGCAATTTTACTTGATATTCGCTGTTGTTCATCAATTGGTGGTAATGGAAATGGTAGCTCTGATAATTGTTTTTTAGTTACTCCTGCAATTGTTGTACCCCTATGAGTATGCTTGAAAATTTGTACTGTTTTTGATAAATAATAAAGTGCATAATTAGGATCGATAAGAGAATTATTGCCAACAAGCGCTTGGGAATCTTGACTAAAACAAATAGGTGTTTTAGTGAACGCAATTTTTCCTAACCCTACCCTCGTCACTACAATTATGCTTCCAGATGGAACCAAATTTGTTGCAGAATTTTTAATGGCTTCATGGGTAATTTTTCGTCTGGGTCGGATATCATACAAACCATAAATGTCTGCACTTGAAATCCACGGAATGTTTCCTTCCCAATATTTTTCAACCTTTGTCGATGGTGTGCCTCCACCGATTATATCATAAAGTTCACCAACACTAGTCCAAACCCAATCTTTCGGCAAGTCTGGCAGTTCATCGGTTTCGATTGATTGTGGTTCTTCATACTTGAATTTCTTAGGATCTTTCCCTTTCGCCTTTAATTCTTCCTCCCATTTTCTTCGTCTTTCCTGTTTTATTTTTTCAAGTAATTTTTCTGCTGGTTCATCGTTAGGATCTTGTGATACAAGTTCCCCTCGGAAAGCAGAAGCCAAAATAGACTGCCGCAATTTTTTCACTATTGTGGGAATTTTATCGAGGACTTCACGTGCAGATTTGCTTTCTTTGAAAAGTTCTTCAATTTTTGAGATGATGCGCTTTTGTTCTTTTGTTGGTGCTAATGGAATTTCAGCATTTTCTATAACATCCTTTGAGACCCTCAATTGACCAACTGTGCTCGTCATAAAGCCGGCAGCAAAGTTTCTGAACTTCTCTTGTCTAACGTAATGATATATGTAGTCAGGAAGAATTCCATCTTTTGCTCGTATAACGTGAAATTCGGTAGAACCAAATCCAAAACCATTTTTAAGATTACGTGCGATCGCAATTTTTCCATTTTCCATACATGGTGTTATTCTAGCGAAAATAACGTCATTTTCAAGAAATTTAGTATGTCCTTTTCTCGCTTCCTCAAAACTCATAACTTCAGGCGTCATAATACTTCCACTAACATCATCAACTGCTGCCATTGGAACAAAAGTAACAGGTAAGTTAGATTTAACATTAGAATAATCGTTTTTGGGGTTAACGAACGTTATTTCATCAATCTTAGACCACGCCCAATTAGATGGTAATGTGTTTATTGTATTCATTTCATCACATTTTGTTATTCCCGTTACCAAGTTTCACAATTAACTCGTTCAACGAATCCATCGCAGTTTCTAATTGAGTTACAGCCTCACTTGCTAAATCCTGCGGATCTGGCAAATTACTAGAGTCTTCTAGTGATTTGTCTTTCAACCAAGAAATGTCAAGATTGTAATCCCTTTTCTCTATCTCGGATTTAGTGACTTTCTTGAATCTGTCGCTCCCTTTCCTTGGCTTCTGATGGAAACATTTCTCAAAGTCTTTAAAGTAATCACAAGTAAGTGGATGACTTTTGTTTACTTTCTCAATATTTGTCCTTAGATCATAAACCCAAACTTCTTCCGTCGGTAAGCCCTTTCTGAAGAAAATGATGTTTGCTTTTACCCCCGGAGAATATGGAGTAAATGTTCCAATAGGCAGTCTCAAAATTGTGTGCAACTGACAATCTGTTAGCAATAGTTTTCTTACATCCCGTCCTGCATTTTCCTCAAACAATACATTGTCTGGAATCACCATGGCTGCCCTTCCACCGGGTTTCAGTATGTGCATGACATGTTGAACAAAGTTAAGTTGCTTGTTTGATGTTCTGACTGTGAAGTCTTCACGTATTGGAACTTCGCCAGCTCCCTTAGTTCCAAATGGAGGATTTGTCAGAACGCAGTCATAACGTTTTCCAGCATGAGGCCCCTCAGTTAACGAATCAATGAAAAAGATATCAGCTTCTATTTCGTGTAAATAGAGGTTCATTAGAGCAAGACGTTTCGTTTCAAGAACTATTTCTGATCCAGAAAATGTCCTTTTCAGAAGTCGTTCTCTTTCTTCTCTGCTTAGTTCAGCACCCTCTTTCGTTTCCTTCATCATCCATTCGTATGCACCAATCAGGAATCCAGCGGTGCCGGAAGCGGGGTCGTGAATGGTGAATTCTTTACTTTCGCGTATGTCTGGTTTCATACATCTGATAACGGCACGAATGGCCTCTCTAGGCGTGAAGTACTGTCCAGCTCCTTTCTGCTCAGATGCAAATTTCTGAAGAAGTCCTTCGTATGCTTGTGCTTTCAAATCCACATCGATTGTTGCCCATTCTGTCTCGTCGATAAGGTTGATTAGTTTTTTCAGATTGACAGGTTCTCTAAACTTCGAGAGGGATCCGGCAAAGATTTCTCCAAGAATTCCTTTCTGTTTTGCCAGAGTGCGAAGAACATCATTATAATGATCTAATAGTTCTGTACCAGATTCATTTTTCAGAGAATTCCAATCATATCCCTTTGGAACAGATAATCCCTTTTCGTCTGCAAGTTTCAAAAACAGAAGATAAGTAAGCTGCTCGATGTAATCCCCATAATTGATCCCATCATGTCTGAGAGTGTTGCAGAATCCCCAGAGTTTTCCTACTACATCCGACATTGAACCATCGCCGTGTTAATTTCTGTTAACAATTTTGGAAGTTTCCCTTCAAATACTACATCCGCTTTCTTCCATGATCCATATCTTGAAAATGGAATTGTATTGAAGTCTTGTTGCTCAATTACGAGATTCTTAATTAGATGATCTCTGATTAGCGTTAGCCATTTTTGTTGTTCTTGAGTGAATTTTTTGCCTTTAGTAACTACAACTAATGCTCTTTCAACATGTTCTTCAGCAGTCATCAACGGATCGCCTTCAGCAGCGTGTCTTATGATGGTAATTATGTCTGCTAGCTCACTGTGATATGCTTTTCTCAGATTATCTTCGGTAAATCTCTCTGGACGACTTGAGAGTTTTTTTCTGAGATCGGATAACTCCTTTGTTGTGAATTGTGATGGCTTTTCAAGAAGTATTTTCAATGCTTCAATCTTATCAGGATTTTTTCTAACAAACTTTTCGAAAGTGATGATGTAATCTGCTGGTTTGTATTCAGTGCCATCTGTACCTCTGAAAATGTACTCAGATACAGCAACATCCTCCTTTGTTTCTGCAACAATGAATGGCTGTTTTGCACGTGGATAGTTCTCCATAAGGTCGAGGAAACTCCCATCTCTCAAAATTTTCATAGTTTGTGCCCATTCCTTATCCAATTTTATGGGTAGTTCCTCTGCAAAAGCAGCGATATCGCCATCTGGAATTAACTGTGCAAACATTTCTCTTCCTTCAACTGAGACGTTTTTTGCTACTCTTTGGAGTCTTCTCACAAGAGATTTAGTGTTATACGCTCTATCTCTATTTCCATAAATTGCATCTACAACTTCACGGATCGTTCTTGTTGGTTTTTCAGGTGGATCAGCAGTAAAGTCTGTTGCCTGTTTGAAGTAATCTAGAACGCCTACAGCATCAAAGACGGTGAAATGAGTTTTGTTAATTTCATCAGCAATCCTTGTTCCTCTTCCCATCATCTGCTCAAATAAGATACGAGATTTAACTGGTCGAACAAAAACAATGTTTTCGAGTTTGGGTATATCGACTCCTGTTGTCAACATGTCGACTGTCACAACAATTGCTGGCTCTGGTCTGTTTCTGAATTCTCTGATTCTTTGCAATGGCCTATCAACCGTAGCGCTACCAGTTATCTTCTGAACAAAGTCATCTCCTTTGTTGAATTTATCTCGTAAAATGTTTACCAGCATGTCTGAATGAGATACGTGTGGCAAGTCGTTTATGGCAAAAAACAAAGTTTTTGGAAATCTGCCATGCTCTTTTTCAAATTCAAGAGCGTGTTTTGCGAATTCTTCAACAATCTTCTTGTTTCTGTCTGGAGCAGTGGCTTTACGTTCTAAATCTGTAGCATTGTACTCTCTTTCGTCTTCCAATACATCTAATGCTTCTCTACCACTCGTAGGATCGACTATCTTTACTTCCTCTCCGGGTTTCAGGAAGAATCCTTTCATAGTAATATCTGACTTTACCCTAACTATGTCGTAATCAACAAGAAATCCTTCTCTTATGGCCCTTTCAATCGTATATCTGTAAACCACATCATCAAAGTATGCTTTCGTGTGGGCTGCTGGAGTTGCAGTTAATCCAACTTTGATAGCATCAAAATGGTCTAAAACCTGCCTCCATTTACCTTCTTCAGTAGATGTGTAGCCCCTGTGACACTCATCCGCTATTATGCAATCAAATGCATGTATCGGAATGTCTATTTTTTCAGCATCTTCTTCCTCATCTCCGTCTCCCTTTTCCCACTCAAACATTCCCTCCCTCCCAAACAGATTGATTCTCATTCTCTGGATGGTGCAAACGTAAACAAACGTGTGTTTTGGTTGTGGGTTTTCTAGATACTCTTTTGGTAAAACTTTGGGATCGTACTTTTCACCCTCTTCAAGATCCTCTTTCCTGAATCTTTGACTATACACCTCATAGATTTTGTCAAACTTTAGTCCCGGTTCAGGTGTAAATGCAGCTAATGCACCCACTGCTTGTGCAGCAAGTGCTCTTCTGTCAACCAAAAACAAAATCCGTTTTGCAAATCCCGATTTCAGAAGGCGATACATAAGAGCTGACGCAACAAAAGTCTTCCCAGTTCCAGTGGCCATCGCAAGCAACATTTTTCGTTTACTAGTGGCGAGAGAATCTTCAATTGACTCTATTGCTTCTTTTTGGTAAGGTCGAAGTCTTTCAATGTTGACTGGATTTTTGTCAAGCCATGATTCGTATGCATCGACATCTTTTGCAAGCATTTCTTCCATTGCTTGCGGTGTATGGAATTTGGTAATCTTGTATGAGCGACTATTTTTTCTTCTGAGATCTCTAAACCAGATCACCTCTCCATTTGTTGAATAAACGAATGGCAAACAATGACCATTGAAATCAAACGGCCCGTTGTTGAAACCCTTTGAGTATCTTTCAGCTTGTACCAAAACATTTTGTGGGCCAAGCGAGAGTTTCTTTGCTTCAATAGCAGCAATGGCACGACCGTTGTGAAAGAGTACATAATCTGCTGGCCCATTTTCAGTTACGTATTCTCTGACTGCTGTAAAATCGTAATTTTTATCCTCTTCGAAATCAACGATGTTAGTCCACCCAGAGGCACGTAAAGCTACATCAATAAGCCTGTTTCGAGTGGTTTTCTCACTCATGTAATTGGGGTCTTTCATAGGATCATCTGTCAGCTCTCTTTAATATCTTGAAGATAGGGATTAAAATTGATTCAGTTTGACTTTTGCAGAGGAAATCCTGTCTACATAAAGAACCTGTAATGGTCTTGTACATCTTTATCTTCGGGTAGTTCTGATAAGATATTCCCAACTTCCTTCGCAAAACTTATCGTTATTGGTAGGTTTGTTGAGAAGGATGTTGTGTTCCAATTCAGCTTTGACAAACCCAGTATCTCCTGCGCAATCTCCTCCTTACTGGAATCTCCATGATGGGTTATCTTTAGTGGGTTGGGAACTCTGAATCCGGCATAAGTACGAATTCGTGGTGAATATCCAGTAGTATAAAGCAGAAAATTTGTCTTATCCAATTCTATCAATGTGCCTCTAAGAACTGGGTACTTACCCATTCTTAGGAAGTTTATTCCGGGATCTCTGGTTGGTATTGCCACGAAATCTTTGATTGTACTTCCCTGAGCATAAATTGCATCATTGAATCCTTTTTGCTCTCCTTCTGAAAAACCAGATGTTTTGTGGATTACAACTCTTGCAGGTTTTCTGTTGGCTTTGCTGATGTATTTTGCAATAGCTTCTGTCAAAAGCTTTTTTGCTTGCTCTTCTTTGAGGTATGGTTCTTTAGTATGCTCATCAATTTCAACTTCAGTTCCTCTAAGTACTAATCCCTCACCATTATGGGTGAACACCTGTGCCATGGAAATCTGCTTTTCCAGTCTTGGATGAAGTTTATCAACAAAAAATGAAATGCCCACATAACATGTATCGGTTCTTAATTTTGCCAATCTCCATGGCTTCCCATTTGCTTTGTAGTAAAGTGCTGTACTAAAGTTCCATGAAAACGCTGATGGATCCTGATTTTTTGCTTTCTTGATCTTGTCATAGTTTAAGATTCTTTCACACACACTTTGTTTCAGTATTTGTGTTGGTATACCAAACTCCATTACTTTGCCCTTTAACGAGTTCCTAAAGTCATAGCTTTTCTCTGGCTCCTTGGCAGGTTTCGGAAAGGTAACACCCCATTCTGTCAGAAACTTTTGATTTTTGGCTACCAGTTCATCATGTTCTTTCTGTCTAGGCGATATTCTGACTTCTTTTGCTCCTCGAGTCTTTTCAGATATTCCACACCAAGTTTCAACAATAGATGGAAGTGTACAGACTATGACATCAGGTATGTCGTCATTTGCTCGAATCTGTTTAATTTTGTCTACATATAGCATGACTCCGTAGTTTATTCTTTCGTTGGGGTCTATAATGTCTGGAATTTTTTTCAAATCATAATCATCGATCAGAATGGCATTCCAATTGTTTGAGGTTTTTATGTTGCACTTGAACTGAGTAATTGTGGTCATTCCCGGATAGTCTGGATAAAGCCATTTGTTTGACTTCTTACTGACTGACTCTTGTTGAATTAGCCTCAATATGTTGCACGTAAAATCGATCATTGTCCGGTTTCCAATAATGCCCACTTTGATGCTCTCTAGTGGTGCTGTTTCATCGGAGTAGAAGTATGGCCCATATCTTTTCAATCCAATTCTGGGGTCTTTGTCTTCACCTTGGTTTCCGAATACCAAGTCAGGTTCTACTATGTATCTTGCTTGAAGACTAGAATTCATTCTCTTCCTCTCCTTCTTCTTCCGATTGTTCTTCTTCTGGCTTGAATTCTTCAATGAACTCCTTTATGGTAGATGTGGGGATATCCCAAGAAATCCCCGTATCTAATTTGGTTTCAACAGGATTTACTGAAATTACCAAATCATCTGAAATCTTTATGTCAGTTCCGTCTCCTAACTTATTTATCCAGAACAAAATGTTGTTGAGATACTGATTGTTGAATGTATTGAAAGATTTGCGTGTTATTACCGTGCCTTCTTTCATTCCAGTTGAAACTTTTTTCCCATCTTCAGTAATTATGGATGTAAGTGCAATTTTCAGGTAAAATTTATCGTTAAGTCTAGTAAATGTGGGCTGTATCGCAGCGTGCCAAAACACCGAGCGACCAAGCTGTTCCGCCCAAATCTTTTTGGCAACAATTCTACTTGAAACCCCCTTGTATCTGGAAGGCCACGACACTTTGCGTTCGTCGTTGACTGTATGATAAAACAATTTCTTGTGTTTTACAAAATATCTCATCTCTTGCTCTTTTCCCTTTCCAGCAACTTCTTTGTTTAACAGAGAAGTTATGATGCGTTCTTTCGGCCCAGAATCCAACCAATTTTCGATTGGTTCCTTCTTTATCTCATCTGGATAAACTAGATGATGGTGAAAATTGCTAGTATTTTCCAAGTTCTGGAATGAAACTATCTTGTCTTCGTGGTGTCTAACTCTAAAGAAAAAGTATCTGGCATCCGGATATTCTTTATCTAACCATCCCTGCAACTCCAACCCATTTTTGAATTTAGCCGTTCCAATGTAAACAAATTTGGGTAGTTTCTTTACTTCAAACAAATTGCTGAGAAGAGTTTCTTCTACTTTATCCGGCTCACCTGTCAAAAGAGATAATCTATAGTTCTCATCTTCTAGCCTCTTGTTCATTCGATATATCTCGTACTGTGAAGCTGGGACGCTCTGCGTCCCCCTTCTGATTAAAATTTGTTCTTTTGTGAACGCCTTTTTTTCTTTACCGTCGATGTTGTAAACACCATCCTTTATTGGAGTCATAATCTTGAAGGATGGTGGAATGTAAATCAACGCAAATTTTCTTTTTTCTCCATTCACTTCTCTTTCAAATGGGGCATAGAGTATCTCGAGTGGTTTATCCATATACGAGTTTATTTTTTCTTGAAGTGATGCCGATTCAATTTCAAAATTCTCGGGAAGTCCAGTTTTGATGAAACTACCTTTGATCTCTTTATCTACATGATCGTTTGGTTTGACTCCGAGAACGAGGAAACCTCCCCCAGCATTCGTAAATGCGAAAATATCTTTTATTATCTTTGGAAAGTCTGTGGAATTTTTTCCAATATCTAAG belongs to Candidatus Nitrosotenuis cloacae and includes:
- a CDS encoding argonaute/piwi family protein, which translates into the protein MKNSSQKKNNRKKKERKRMNSSLQARYIVEPDLVFGNQGEDKDPRIGLKRYGPYFYSDETAPLESIKVGIIGNRTMIDFTCNILRLIQQESVSKKSNKWLYPDYPGMTTITQFKCNIKTSNNWNAILIDDYDLKKIPDIIDPNERINYGVMLYVDKIKQIRANDDIPDVIVCTLPSIVETWCGISEKTRGAKEVRISPRQKEHDELVAKNQKFLTEWGVTFPKPAKEPEKSYDFRNSLKGKVMEFGIPTQILKQSVCERILNYDKIKKAKNQDPSAFSWNFSTALYYKANGKPWRLAKLRTDTCYVGISFFVDKLHPRLEKQISMAQVFTHNGEGLVLRGTEVEIDEHTKEPYLKEEQAKKLLTEAIAKYISKANRKPARVVIHKTSGFSEGEQKGFNDAIYAQGSTIKDFVAIPTRDPGINFLRMGKYPVLRGTLIELDKTNFLLYTTGYSPRIRTYAGFRVPNPLKITHHGDSSKEEIAQEILGLSKLNWNTTSFSTNLPITISFAKEVGNILSELPEDKDVQDHYRFFM
- a CDS encoding type I restriction-modification enzyme R subunit C-terminal domain-containing protein; amino-acid sequence: MKDPNYMSEKTTRNRLIDVALRASGWTNIVDFEEDKNYDFTAVREYVTENGPADYVLFHNGRAIAAIEAKKLSLGPQNVLVQAERYSKGFNNGPFDFNGHCLPFVYSTNGEVIWFRDLRRKNSRSYKITKFHTPQAMEEMLAKDVDAYESWLDKNPVNIERLRPYQKEAIESIEDSLATSKRKMLLAMATGTGKTFVASALMYRLLKSGFAKRILFLVDRRALAAQAVGALAAFTPEPGLKFDKIYEVYSQRFRKEDLEEGEKYDPKVLPKEYLENPQPKHTFVYVCTIQRMRINLFGREGMFEWEKGDGDEEEDAEKIDIPIHAFDCIIADECHRGYTSTEEGKWRQVLDHFDAIKVGLTATPAAHTKAYFDDVVYRYTIERAIREGFLVDYDIVRVKSDITMKGFFLKPGEEVKIVDPTSGREALDVLEDEREYNATDLERKATAPDRNKKIVEEFAKHALEFEKEHGRFPKTLFFAINDLPHVSHSDMLVNILRDKFNKGDDFVQKITGSATVDRPLQRIREFRNRPEPAIVVTVDMLTTGVDIPKLENIVFVRPVKSRILFEQMMGRGTRIADEINKTHFTVFDAVGVLDYFKQATDFTADPPEKPTRTIREVVDAIYGNRDRAYNTKSLVRRLQRVAKNVSVEGREMFAQLIPDGDIAAFAEELPIKLDKEWAQTMKILRDGSFLDLMENYPRAKQPFIVAETKEDVAVSEYIFRGTDGTEYKPADYIITFEKFVRKNPDKIEALKILLEKPSQFTTKELSDLRKKLSSRPERFTEDNLRKAYHSELADIITIIRHAAEGDPLMTAEEHVERALVVVTKGKKFTQEQQKWLTLIRDHLIKNLVIEQQDFNTIPFSRYGSWKKADVVFEGKLPKLLTEINTAMVQCRM
- a CDS encoding type I restriction-modification system subunit M; the protein is MSDVVGKLWGFCNTLRHDGINYGDYIEQLTYLLFLKLADEKGLSVPKGYDWNSLKNESGTELLDHYNDVLRTLAKQKGILGEIFAGSLSKFREPVNLKKLINLIDETEWATIDVDLKAQAYEGLLQKFASEQKGAGQYFTPREAIRAVIRCMKPDIRESKEFTIHDPASGTAGFLIGAYEWMMKETKEGAELSREERERLLKRTFSGSEIVLETKRLALMNLYLHEIEADIFFIDSLTEGPHAGKRYDCVLTNPPFGTKGAGEVPIREDFTVRTSNKQLNFVQHVMHILKPGGRAAMVIPDNVLFEENAGRDVRKLLLTDCQLHTILRLPIGTFTPYSPGVKANIIFFRKGLPTEEVWVYDLRTNIEKVNKSHPLTCDYFKDFEKCFHQKPRKGSDRFKKVTKSEIEKRDYNLDISWLKDKSLEDSSNLPDPQDLASEAVTQLETAMDSLNELIVKLGNGNNKM
- a CDS encoding helix-turn-helix domain-containing protein, translated to MKKDGVIINDELSDPLGDNVIDFLLSQSKETPFHDFKSTLDIGKNSTDFPKIIKDIFAFTNAGGGFLVLGVKPNDHVDKEIKGSFIKTGLPENFEIESASLQEKINSYMDKPLEILYAPFEREVNGEKRKFALIYIPPSFKIMTPIKDGVYNIDGKEKKAFTKEQILIRRGTQSVPASQYEIYRMNKRLEDENYRLSLLTGEPDKVEETLLSNLFEVKKLPKFVYIGTAKFKNGLELQGWLDKEYPDARYFFFRVRHHEDKIVSFQNLENTSNFHHHLVYPDEIKKEPIENWLDSGPKERIITSLLNKEVAGKGKEQEMRYFVKHKKLFYHTVNDERKVSWPSRYKGVSSRIVAKKIWAEQLGRSVFWHAAIQPTFTRLNDKFYLKIALTSIITEDGKKVSTGMKEGTVITRKSFNTFNNQYLNNILFWINKLGDGTDIKISDDLVISVNPVETKLDTGISWDIPTSTIKEFIEEFKPEEEQSEEEGEEENEF
- a CDS encoding restriction endonuclease subunit S: MNTINTLPSNWAWSKIDEITFVNPKNDYSNVKSNLPVTFVPMAAVDDVSGSIMTPEVMSFEEARKGHTKFLENDVIFARITPCMENGKIAIARNLKNGFGFGSTEFHVIRAKDGILPDYIYHYVRQEKFRNFAAGFMTSTVGQLRVSKDVIENAEIPLAPTKEQKRIISKIEELFKESKSAREVLDKIPTIVKKLRQSILASAFRGELVSQDPNDEPAEKLLEKIKQERRRKWEEELKAKGKDPKKFKYEEPQSIETDELPDLPKDWVWTSVGELYDIIGGGTPSTKVEKYWEGNIPWISSADIYGLYDIRPRRKITHEAIKNSATNLVPSGSIIVVTRVGLGKIAFTKTPICFSQDSQALVGNNSLIDPNYALYYLSKTVQIFKHTHRGTTIAGVTKKQLSELPFPLPPIDEQQRISSKIAELYSFADQIEKSVEEAKKRADKIDQAILAKAFLGELVPQDPNDESASVLLERIKKSKEVEVKKISKRKIRI